The Candidatus Obscuribacterales bacterium genome contains the following window.
CAGGGTTTGTTTCGGTTGAACCGGCCACATGCGCTTGTTGATTCCCTAACAGGCTACTAGCATATCGGTACGGTTCAAGACTCGTAAATCCTCTTCATCCAACTCCGCAGGAATGCCATTGCGAATCAATTCCACAAAGTCTTCATTGGGAACCATGATGCATAGGGCATAAAGGCGACCCGGCCCAGCATTTTCTAGAGCATGGATGCCGTCAGCCGGTACTAAGATACTATCGCCAGGCTTGAGAATCATGGTTTTGCCGTCACACACCGCCCGCCCCGTACCCTTGAGGATAAAAAACATCTCAATGGCCATGCAGTGGCGATGGGCCGGCGTGCGGCCACCTTCTTCAAAGATTTCTACACAGTAAGTGAGCGAGGTATTAGCCGTTTCAGGATCGAAGACAATGGCCAAGCGGTTGCGGTCTTCAGGACTAATTTGAAAGACCTGTAAGTCACGGGGGGACTTTACAACAGGAATCATGCAGCGTGTAGTGTCATCCATAGCCAATGCGGTCTCCTATAGCTTAGGCGGAACAAACGGGGATCAATCAGCCGAGGTACTTCCAGTTTGCACGGCTCAAACCGGTCTTGACTCATTTCCACTGAAATGTTTCCGTTTGTCATCCTGGGCTGAAGATCAGCGCACTGTCTGTAGCTAGCGTCACAACCGCTGCCCCCACCCAATCCAGCTCGCATTGACGATGCTTTCTGAGGTTGTTACAACATGTTATGGCACTTAGGCAGGAGTTCTAGCGTCTTGGCCCAATACCAGCTTCTTTGAGTACACTCAAGGGGCACAGTCTCACACACCGCGTTACCCAGGAGCGATCGCACCCATGAACCGTTACTCTTTGCTGATTCCCCTCACTGTTGCAGCTACTGTTGTTGGTTTGAGTACTCCGGCCCGTGCCGAGGATCTTGTACATCTACAGCAGTTGATGAACACCCGCGAATGTTCGGGATGTGACCTCTTCAATGCTGGGCTAGTGAATAGTAATCTGAGCGGGGTTGACCTATCTGGAGCCGATCTACGAGACGCTAACCTGAACCGAGCCAATTTGCGGGGTGCCAATTTACAAGGGGCGAATCTCCGGGGCGCGGTGTTGAGCTATGCGGATCTCACAGATACCGATCTACGCGGTGCAGATCTCACGGGAGCCGATCTGCGAGAAGCCTATTTTACTAACTCCAACATGACCGGCGCTATTCTCACCAACGCCTTCTTGGTCGGCGCAGTTAACTTACCTGAAAGTGTCATCACCGCCGACATGCTCTACAGTTGGGGACTCACTGAAACCCAGCGAGGCAACTATAGCGGATCCATTGACTACTATAACCGCGTCTTAGCCATGGATCCGAACTATACCAATGCCATCTTGGCACGGGGCATCTCCCGCTACCGTCTTGCAGATATGGAAGGAGCCCTGACCGATGCAGCCACGGCTGAACAGATGTATGTGGCGGAGAATAACGTAGCGGGGCAGGAGTCGGCCCTCCAACTGAGTACGATGGTGGCACTGTATGAGCAAGCATCCGAGCGAGAGTATGATGCAGGACAGCCAAACTTCCTGAACTTCGTTAGCTCGTTGTCCACTATGGTTCTAAGATTCTTACTTCGCTAGATTAAGATAACTCACTCTGTCTACAAATGAACTGGGCTAAAGTGTGACCGGCCAGCGATCGCTTCCTTGATGACGCATTTCCTTGCTGGTGTATCACAGAAACTAGATGGCGAGTTATGGACGATGGTTCAAACCCAGCGAGTCATCCTAGTCTGACGGCCAATCTATTCGATGATCAACAGGTCACCCATTCACTGCCAACACTAGGGACGCGATCCAACATTTGATCCAAGATGGGCAAACCCCATGATTGCGATCGCCAGCGGTATCAAACGGTACCGAATTGAACCGTCAAAATTGGGTATGGTCAGCCTCTAAGAGCAGATCTCACGGACTAGTATGCGGTTGGAGCAATTGCAGGCGTTTTTGGCGGTCGCAGACACGGCTAGCTTTCAACAAGCGGCACGGCGCTGCAATATCACTCAGTCTACGGTCAGCCGCCAGATTCAGAGCTTAGAAGCTGAACTGGGCGCGCCTCTCTTCCATCGCGGCAACACCGCCACCCTAACCACTATTGGCGAACGCTTTTTACCCCGGGCCCAGCGCATTTGTCGAGAATGGCAAACAGCGGTAGAGGATATTGGCGAACTTTTGCAGGGCAAACAGCCGGAGCTATGTATTGCCGCCATCCATTCCGTCTGCGCCCGCTACCTACCGCCGGTGCTGCAAACCTTTTGCCGCGACTATCCTGGCGTGCAGTTGCGGGTCACCTCCCTGGGCAGCGATCGCGCCCTGAAGGTTCTCAAAGACGGTTTGGTGGACTTGGCGATCGTCATGAATAACCGCTTCCTCACCAGCAGCGCCGAGCTGGTGGTAGATCTGCTCTACACCGAACCTGTTTGCGTTTTGATGTCGGCCCAGCATCCTCTCACCCGCTATCAACAGGTACCCTGGGCTGATCTCGCCCAGTTTCCCCATGTGGTCTTCAAAGATGGCTATGGGATGCAGCGCTTGGTGCAAGAACAGTTTCAGCGCCAGGACATGACCCTCAAAGTCGCCATGGAGCTGAATACCCTCGATGCCTTTCGTGGCATTGTCCGCCAGGGCGAATTAGTGGCGCTGTTGCCCATCTCTGCCCTGGCCGATGTTCATCAGGATGAAACCCTTGCTATTCGCGACACCGATACGCCTACCTTGCATCGAGAGGTAGTGCTCGTGACAACCAGCGATCGCCTCCAGATTCCCCCGATCGCCCACTTCCGCGACCTAGCCCATCAACTCCTAGGCAGCCAACTTGGCATACAATCGCTCCTCAAAATCCGCTAAACTGCTAAATCTTGGCCCTCAGCCACCTGCTGTCTATGCTACCGAGGCCCCTACTATGAGCCATGTCTTTCGGGAACTATTGCAAAAGGTGGGAAGTGGAACCCATACCCACAAAGACCTGACTCGGGCAGAGTCGGCCGCCGCCACGCGGATGATCTTGCAGCAGGAAGC
Protein-coding sequences here:
- a CDS encoding pentapeptide repeat-containing protein; this encodes MNRYSLLIPLTVAATVVGLSTPARAEDLVHLQQLMNTRECSGCDLFNAGLVNSNLSGVDLSGADLRDANLNRANLRGANLQGANLRGAVLSYADLTDTDLRGADLTGADLREAYFTNSNMTGAILTNAFLVGAVNLPESVITADMLYSWGLTETQRGNYSGSIDYYNRVLAMDPNYTNAILARGISRYRLADMEGALTDAATAEQMYVAENNVAGQESALQLSTMVALYEQASEREYDAGQPNFLNFVSSLSTMVLRFLLR
- a CDS encoding cupin domain-containing protein, coding for MDDTTRCMIPVVKSPRDLQVFQISPEDRNRLAIVFDPETANTSLTYCVEIFEEGGRTPAHRHCMAIEMFFILKGTGRAVCDGKTMILKPGDSILVPADGIHALENAGPGRLYALCIMVPNEDFVELIRNGIPAELDEEDLRVLNRTDMLVAC
- a CDS encoding LysR family transcriptional regulator, with the protein product MRLEQLQAFLAVADTASFQQAARRCNITQSTVSRQIQSLEAELGAPLFHRGNTATLTTIGERFLPRAQRICREWQTAVEDIGELLQGKQPELCIAAIHSVCARYLPPVLQTFCRDYPGVQLRVTSLGSDRALKVLKDGLVDLAIVMNNRFLTSSAELVVDLLYTEPVCVLMSAQHPLTRYQQVPWADLAQFPHVVFKDGYGMQRLVQEQFQRQDMTLKVAMELNTLDAFRGIVRQGELVALLPISALADVHQDETLAIRDTDTPTLHREVVLVTTSDRLQIPPIAHFRDLAHQLLGSQLGIQSLLKIR